Proteins encoded by one window of Halorubrum ruber:
- a CDS encoding translation initiation factor IF-6, with protein MLRATFTGSSYVGVFARAVGDILLVRPDVDEELAEDLGAELGAEPLPTTVGRSNTVGALATGNEHGVLVSSRATEREKDRIADAAGAPVRELPGEINAAGNVVLANDYGAYVHPDLSREAIQTIKEALDVPVTRGDLGDVRTVGTAAVANNTGVLCHPQSTESELQAVEEALDVRADLGTVNYGAPLVGSGLVATDEGYVVGEDTTGPELGRIEETLGFID; from the coding sequence GTGTTACGGGCGACCTTCACCGGCTCGTCGTACGTGGGCGTGTTCGCCCGCGCCGTCGGCGATATCCTGTTAGTCCGGCCGGACGTCGACGAGGAACTCGCCGAGGACCTCGGCGCGGAACTCGGCGCGGAGCCGCTGCCGACGACGGTCGGGCGGTCCAACACGGTCGGCGCGCTCGCGACGGGCAACGAGCACGGCGTGCTCGTCTCCTCGCGCGCGACCGAGCGCGAGAAGGATCGAATCGCCGACGCAGCCGGCGCCCCGGTCCGCGAGCTCCCGGGCGAGATCAACGCCGCCGGCAACGTCGTCCTCGCAAACGACTACGGCGCGTACGTCCACCCGGACCTCTCGCGCGAGGCGATTCAGACGATCAAAGAGGCCCTCGACGTCCCCGTGACCCGGGGCGACCTCGGTGACGTCAGAACGGTGGGCACGGCGGCGGTCGCCAACAACACAGGAGTGCTCTGTCACCCGCAGTCGACAGAGTCGGAGCTTCAGGCGGTCGAGGAGGCGCTCGACGTCCGCGCCGACCTCGGCACCGTCAACTACGGCGCGCCGCTCGTCGGCTCCGGCCTCGTCGCCACCGACGAGGGGTACGTCGTCGGCGAGGACACGACCGGCCCGGAGCTCGGCCGGATCGAGGAGACGCTCGGCTTCATCGACTGA
- a CDS encoding ABC transporter ATP-binding protein, translated as MPAIECRNLSKYYGDVRGIEDVSFAVEDGEVFGFLGPNGAGKTTAIRTLLGFLSPTSGGATLLGRDATDQVESRRARERIGYLPGDPGLDRDRTAKAFLDHQAALRGESSRDELVDRFGLDESRRIADLSRGNRQKVALVAAFMHDPDLLLLDEPTSGLDPLLQEEFAALVRERVDDGASVLLSSHVLGEVAALCDRVGVLREGHLVAVESVSDLRSRGGKQVRVRVAEEVDRADFEVRGILNLRVGETVSFTWTGEYDALIDLLSGYTVLDLDVVDAPLEEAFMTFYDGDVPGPTGSGSGGTSGPDAAGSGAADSGGEGR; from the coding sequence ATGCCCGCTATCGAGTGTCGAAACCTCTCCAAGTACTACGGCGACGTCCGGGGGATCGAGGACGTCTCCTTCGCCGTCGAGGACGGCGAGGTGTTCGGCTTCCTCGGCCCGAATGGGGCGGGGAAGACCACAGCGATCCGCACCCTCTTAGGCTTCCTCTCGCCGACGAGCGGCGGCGCGACGCTGCTCGGCCGCGACGCGACGGACCAAGTCGAGTCCCGCCGCGCTCGCGAGCGGATCGGGTACCTCCCCGGCGACCCCGGACTCGACCGCGACCGCACCGCGAAGGCCTTCCTCGACCACCAGGCGGCGCTCCGCGGCGAGTCGAGCCGCGACGAGCTCGTCGACCGGTTCGGCCTCGACGAGTCGCGGCGGATCGCCGACCTCTCGCGGGGGAACCGGCAGAAGGTGGCGCTGGTGGCCGCGTTCATGCACGACCCGGACCTGCTGCTGCTCGACGAGCCGACCTCCGGGCTCGACCCGCTGTTACAGGAGGAGTTCGCCGCGCTTGTGCGGGAGCGCGTCGACGACGGGGCGAGCGTCCTCCTCTCGTCGCACGTCCTCGGCGAGGTAGCCGCGCTCTGCGACCGCGTGGGCGTTCTCCGAGAGGGGCACCTCGTCGCGGTCGAGTCCGTCTCGGACCTCCGGTCGCGCGGCGGGAAGCAGGTCCGCGTCCGCGTCGCGGAGGAGGTCGACCGCGCCGACTTCGAGGTCCGCGGAATCTTGAACCTCCGCGTCGGCGAGACCGTCTCGTTTACGTGGACGGGGGAGTACGACGCGCTGATCGACCTGCTCTCCGGCTACACCGTGCTCGACCTCGATGTCGTCGACGCGCCGCTCGAAGAGGCGTTCATGACGTTCTACGACGGCGACGTGCCGGGCCCGACGGGGAGCGGGAGCGGCGGGACTTCAGGTCCCGACGCGGCGGGAAGTGGGGCGGCTGACTCCGGAGGTGAGGGCCGATGA
- a CDS encoding ABC transporter permease subunit, whose protein sequence is MSERRTPWLAIARYAAAGRARGSLVVTGLLSAFLLLFLAFFPSLSTAGIDLDAYVEAFPPAFQEAFGIIAISSIEGFLAVEFYQFAWLLLVGLYLAYLAGGTIAGDVASGRMDLTLSAPVARRDVVIGRFLGLVPLVVLLNVVLPVVAYVGVLAVGETIAVERLVAVHALAVPYHLTCVAVGIAVSTLVSRPGIAQRVALGALFALFMFESVVASTDYAEAGDLSPTAHYDPSAVLVLGEYDLTGAAVLLAATTVLVALAVVRFRRADLSG, encoded by the coding sequence ATGAGCGAGCGCCGGACGCCGTGGCTCGCCATCGCCCGGTACGCCGCCGCCGGTCGCGCTCGCGGCTCGCTCGTTGTGACGGGGCTGCTCTCCGCGTTCCTGTTGCTCTTCTTAGCCTTCTTCCCCTCGTTGTCGACCGCTGGGATCGACCTCGACGCGTACGTCGAGGCGTTCCCGCCCGCGTTCCAAGAGGCGTTCGGGATCATCGCCATCTCCTCTATCGAGGGATTCCTCGCGGTGGAGTTCTACCAGTTCGCGTGGCTGCTCTTGGTCGGCCTCTATCTCGCGTACCTCGCCGGGGGGACGATCGCCGGCGACGTGGCCTCCGGTCGGATGGACCTCACGCTGTCGGCGCCGGTCGCGCGCCGCGACGTGGTGATCGGGCGGTTCCTCGGGCTGGTCCCGCTCGTCGTCCTGTTGAACGTCGTGCTCCCTGTCGTCGCCTACGTCGGCGTCCTCGCGGTGGGAGAGACGATCGCGGTCGAGCGGCTCGTCGCGGTCCACGCCTTAGCGGTGCCGTACCACCTGACCTGCGTCGCGGTCGGGATCGCCGTGTCGACGCTCGTCTCGCGCCCGGGGATCGCCCAGCGGGTCGCGCTCGGCGCGCTGTTCGCGCTGTTCATGTTCGAGTCCGTCGTCGCGAGCACCGACTACGCCGAGGCGGGCGATCTCAGCCCGACGGCGCACTACGACCCCTCCGCGGTCCTCGTGCTTGGCGAGTACGACCTGACGGGCGCGGCGGTCCTGCTCGCGGCGACGACCGTCCTCGTCGCCCTCGCCGTCGTTCGGTTCCGCCGCGCGGACCTCTCGGGGTGA
- the rpl18a gene encoding 50S ribosomal protein L18Ae, translating into MSTYTVSGRFQSRDGDQPFTKDVEAENEDLARERIYTTVGSQHNRKRTQIDIEEVSEE; encoded by the coding sequence ATGAGTACCTACACGGTGAGTGGACGGTTCCAGAGCCGAGACGGCGACCAGCCGTTCACGAAGGACGTTGAGGCGGAAAACGAGGATCTCGCCCGCGAGCGGATCTACACCACGGTCGGGAGCCAGCACAACCGCAAGCGCACCCAGATCGACATCGAGGAGGTGTCCGAGGAATGA
- the pfdA gene encoding prefoldin subunit alpha produces MGGGQQQLQQLSQELQELDEEIEALEAEIADYREEKADIDDAVEAIETLDTGATVQVPLGGGAYLRAEVQDIDEVIVSLGGNYSAEQEQDDAIDVLRRKQEALDDRIAETEEEVEELESESDELEQQAQQMQQQMQQQQMQQMQQAEEDDGE; encoded by the coding sequence ATGGGCGGCGGGCAACAGCAGCTCCAGCAGCTCTCGCAGGAACTGCAGGAACTCGACGAGGAGATCGAGGCCCTCGAAGCCGAGATCGCGGACTACCGCGAGGAGAAGGCCGACATCGACGACGCGGTCGAGGCCATCGAGACGCTCGACACGGGCGCGACCGTTCAGGTCCCGCTCGGCGGCGGCGCCTACCTCCGCGCGGAGGTCCAGGACATCGACGAGGTCATCGTCTCGCTCGGCGGCAACTACTCCGCGGAGCAGGAGCAGGACGACGCCATCGACGTCCTCCGGCGCAAGCAGGAGGCGCTCGACGACCGCATCGCGGAGACGGAGGAAGAGGTCGAGGAGCTGGAGTCCGAGAGCGACGAGCTCGAACAGCAGGCCCAGCAGATGCAACAGCAGATGCAGCAACAGCAGATGCAGCAGATGCAGCAGGCCGAGGAAGACGACGGGGAGTAA
- the ftsY gene encoding signal recognition particle-docking protein FtsY has translation MFDGLKDKLSGFREDVEESTEVEEEAAPDDEAAAESDAGDSAAEAVGDDAAAAETASDEPTADGDSSSDDDEPSTFQRAKAFATGRIIIEEEDLEEPLWNLEMALLESDVEMSVAEQILDSVRESMLGESRKQVETTGELVESALHDALLDVIAVGQFDFEQRIAEADKPVTIVFTGVNGVGKTTSIAKLSEWLADRGYSTVLANGDTYRAGANEQIREHADRLGRDLISHDQGGDPAAVIYDGVEYAEANDIDVVLGDTAGRLHTSDDLMAQLEKIDRVVDPDMTLFVDEAVAGQDAVNRAKEFDDAAAIDGAILTKADADSSGGAAISVAYVTGKPILFLGTGQGYDDITLFDPEDLVESLLDEE, from the coding sequence GTGTTCGACGGACTGAAAGACAAGCTCTCCGGCTTCCGCGAGGACGTCGAGGAGTCGACCGAGGTCGAGGAGGAGGCGGCGCCCGACGACGAGGCGGCCGCCGAGAGCGACGCGGGCGACTCCGCTGCCGAAGCCGTCGGTGACGACGCCGCCGCGGCCGAGACCGCCTCCGACGAGCCGACCGCGGACGGCGACTCGTCGTCTGACGACGACGAGCCGAGCACCTTCCAGCGCGCGAAGGCGTTCGCGACCGGCCGGATCATCATCGAGGAAGAGGACCTCGAGGAGCCGCTGTGGAACCTCGAGATGGCCCTCCTCGAGAGCGACGTGGAGATGAGCGTCGCCGAGCAGATCCTCGACAGCGTCCGCGAGAGCATGCTCGGCGAGTCCCGCAAGCAGGTCGAGACGACCGGCGAGCTCGTCGAGTCGGCGCTTCACGACGCGCTACTCGACGTTATCGCCGTCGGCCAGTTCGACTTCGAACAGCGGATCGCCGAGGCCGACAAGCCGGTCACCATCGTCTTCACGGGCGTCAACGGCGTCGGGAAGACGACGAGCATCGCGAAGCTCTCCGAGTGGCTCGCCGACCGCGGCTACTCCACCGTCCTCGCGAACGGCGACACCTACCGCGCGGGCGCCAACGAGCAGATCCGCGAGCACGCCGACCGGCTCGGGCGCGACCTGATCAGCCACGACCAGGGCGGCGACCCGGCGGCCGTCATCTACGACGGCGTCGAGTACGCGGAGGCGAACGACATCGACGTCGTCCTCGGCGACACGGCGGGCCGGCTTCACACGAGCGACGATCTGATGGCCCAGTTAGAGAAGATCGACCGCGTCGTCGACCCGGACATGACGCTGTTCGTCGACGAGGCGGTCGCGGGCCAGGACGCGGTCAACCGCGCGAAGGAGTTCGACGACGCCGCCGCGATCGACGGCGCGATCCTGACGAAGGCGGACGCCGACTCCTCCGGCGGCGCCGCTATCTCCGTCGCGTACGTCACCGGGAAGCCCATCCTCTTCCTCGGCACCGGACAGGGGTACGACGACATCACGCTGTTCGACCCCGAGGACCTCGTCGAGAGCCTGCTCGACGAGGAGTGA
- a CDS encoding BMP family lipoprotein: MTDSDNHGDGSTHSLETTASDRGSQRRDILKVGAGAVGIAGLAGCLTDDGSNGSDGSDGSDGSDGSDGSDGSDGSDGGSDTTNVAIVSSPAGFGDQAFNDLALDGLQNAAEEYDIEIQQVEETNQSNYQTVQSQLAESGDPDYDLIVLVSYNHTQALQTNAEEYPDQNWMLINASVDQPNVAGYTWANHEMSFQAGVLAGTMTTRELSHEGNSLDPDESVVGFVGGVDGSLINAFERAYRAGVEWIDEEIEVNVGYIGNYTDTQTANNIATSQYDAGADIVYHAAAAAGQGVFQAAQEADRFAIGVDADQSVTLPDYQDVIMASAVKYINEGTYEVAEAVVEDDWSSVQGSNVLGLESGGVEVVFGQAIGDSLPDVAAENLEESRQAIIDGEVTVPCSAGGC; encoded by the coding sequence ATGACTGACAGCGATAACCACGGGGACGGCTCGACGCACAGCCTAGAGACAACCGCGTCCGATCGCGGCTCGCAGCGCCGCGATATTTTAAAGGTGGGGGCCGGAGCGGTAGGGATCGCCGGACTCGCGGGGTGTCTCACCGACGACGGTTCGAACGGTTCGGACGGGTCAGATGGGTCGGACGGCTCGGACGGTTCCGACGGCTCGGACGGCTCGGACGGCTCCGACGGCGGCAGCGACACGACGAACGTCGCTATCGTCTCCAGCCCGGCGGGGTTCGGCGATCAGGCGTTCAACGACCTCGCGCTCGACGGGCTCCAGAACGCGGCCGAGGAGTACGACATCGAGATCCAGCAGGTCGAAGAGACCAACCAGTCGAACTACCAGACGGTCCAGTCGCAGCTCGCCGAGAGCGGCGACCCCGACTACGACCTCATCGTTCTGGTCAGCTACAACCACACGCAGGCGCTCCAGACGAACGCCGAGGAGTACCCGGACCAGAACTGGATGCTGATCAACGCGTCGGTCGACCAGCCCAACGTGGCGGGCTACACCTGGGCGAACCACGAGATGTCCTTCCAGGCGGGCGTGTTGGCGGGGACGATGACCACGCGCGAGCTCTCCCACGAGGGCAACTCGCTCGACCCCGACGAGAGCGTCGTCGGGTTCGTCGGCGGCGTCGACGGCTCGCTCATCAACGCGTTCGAGCGGGCCTACCGCGCCGGCGTGGAGTGGATCGACGAGGAGATCGAGGTCAACGTCGGCTACATCGGGAACTACACCGACACACAGACCGCGAACAACATCGCCACCTCGCAGTACGACGCGGGCGCCGACATCGTGTATCACGCCGCCGCGGCGGCCGGTCAGGGCGTGTTTCAGGCCGCACAGGAGGCCGACCGGTTCGCAATCGGTGTCGACGCCGACCAGTCCGTGACCCTCCCCGACTACCAAGACGTCATCATGGCGTCGGCGGTGAAGTACATCAACGAGGGGACCTACGAGGTCGCCGAAGCGGTCGTCGAGGACGACTGGTCCAGTGTTCAGGGGTCGAACGTCCTCGGCCTCGAGTCCGGGGGCGTCGAGGTCGTGTTCGGGCAGGCCATCGGCGACAGCCTCCCGGACGTCGCGGCCGAGAACCTCGAGGAGAGCAGGCAGGCGATCATCGACGGGGAGGTCACGGTCCCCTGTAGCGCCGGCGGTTGCTGA
- a CDS encoding ABC transporter ATP-binding protein gives MPESTDNAPAVELTDITKRFGDVVANDGVDFSLRRGSVHAVVGENGAGKTTLMKVLYGLYDPDEGTVTVDGEPRTFESPRDAIDAGVGMIHQHFQLVDTMTVLQNIVLGHEPSKNGLVDDREARERVREICDAYGFSVDEHLDADVEDLGLGVQQHVEIVKSLYRGAETLIFDEPTAVLTPQEVEGLFDVMDALTDDGRSLVFITHKLDEAMTAADEITVLRDGSAVGTVDADETSRNELARMMVGREVLFDAEPRERSPGDVALSVDGVCADDERGIRQVDDVSFAVREGEILGVAGVEGNGQRELIETITGMRGAERGVVALFGDDITELSRRERIESGIAYVPGDRTREGLVQEYSLVKNALLGNQTVEPFADGAFLDWRAITDHADAIVEEYDVRPADADATAESLSGGNQQKFVVGRELERNPSLLVAAHPTRGVDIGSIEFIHERLREMRDEGVAVVLVSSKLDEVKRLSDRTAVMYEGEFVDVVDPGDVTEEELGLMMAGQSLDDPDTVALDAGGDA, from the coding sequence ATGCCAGAATCCACAGACAACGCGCCCGCCGTCGAACTCACGGACATCACGAAACGGTTCGGCGACGTCGTCGCGAACGACGGCGTCGACTTCTCCCTGCGGAGGGGGTCCGTTCACGCCGTGGTCGGCGAAAACGGCGCCGGGAAGACGACCCTGATGAAGGTGTTGTACGGGCTCTACGACCCCGACGAGGGGACGGTGACCGTCGACGGTGAACCGCGGACGTTCGAGTCGCCGCGCGACGCGATCGACGCAGGGGTCGGGATGATCCACCAGCACTTCCAACTGGTGGACACCATGACGGTCCTCCAGAACATCGTCTTAGGCCATGAGCCGTCGAAAAACGGACTTGTCGACGATCGCGAGGCTCGCGAGCGCGTCCGGGAGATCTGCGACGCCTACGGGTTCTCCGTCGACGAACACCTCGACGCGGACGTCGAGGACCTCGGCCTCGGCGTCCAGCAACACGTCGAGATCGTAAAGAGCCTCTACCGGGGCGCCGAGACGCTCATCTTCGACGAGCCGACGGCGGTGTTGACTCCACAGGAGGTCGAGGGCCTGTTCGACGTCATGGACGCGCTCACCGACGACGGGCGGTCGCTCGTCTTCATCACGCACAAGCTCGACGAGGCGATGACGGCGGCCGACGAGATAACGGTCCTCAGGGACGGCAGCGCGGTCGGCACGGTCGACGCCGACGAAACGTCGCGGAACGAGCTCGCCCGGATGATGGTGGGTCGGGAAGTGCTCTTCGACGCCGAGCCCCGGGAGCGGTCCCCCGGTGACGTCGCGCTCTCCGTCGACGGCGTCTGCGCGGACGACGAGCGGGGCATCCGCCAGGTCGACGACGTGAGCTTCGCCGTCAGGGAGGGAGAGATTCTCGGCGTCGCCGGCGTCGAGGGAAACGGACAGCGGGAGCTGATCGAAACGATAACCGGTATGCGGGGCGCCGAACGCGGAGTCGTGGCGCTGTTCGGCGACGACATCACGGAGCTGAGTCGGCGGGAGCGCATCGAGTCCGGGATCGCGTACGTTCCCGGAGACCGGACGCGGGAGGGGCTCGTCCAGGAGTACAGCCTCGTCAAGAACGCGCTGCTCGGCAACCAGACCGTCGAACCGTTCGCGGACGGCGCCTTCCTCGACTGGCGGGCGATCACCGACCACGCGGACGCCATCGTCGAGGAGTACGACGTCCGGCCGGCCGACGCGGACGCCACGGCTGAGTCGCTGTCCGGCGGCAACCAACAGAAGTTCGTCGTGGGTCGCGAGCTCGAACGGAACCCGTCGCTGCTCGTCGCGGCGCATCCGACTCGCGGCGTCGACATCGGGTCGATCGAGTTCATTCACGAGCGGCTCCGCGAGATGCGCGACGAGGGCGTCGCCGTGGTTCTGGTCTCCTCGAAGCTCGACGAAGTCAAACGGCTCTCCGACCGGACGGCAGTCATGTACGAGGGGGAGTTCGTCGACGTGGTCGACCCCGGCGACGTGACCGAGGAGGAGCTCGGACTGATGATGGCCGGACAGTCGCTCGACGACCCTGACACGGTCGCGCTCGACGCGGGGGGTGACGCGTGA
- a CDS encoding ABC transporter permease — protein MSDAGASHVRAALDRIVDRMLRASVLERIVIAIVSTTLALVIGAGIVALSGYDAVEFVYSLVYGAVGELSNVAFTLRQSTMLILAGVAVAVAFRAGVLNIGVQGQFVVGGFAATLAILFLTPLLPANTVVGVVLMVVAGGAAVAAGGAYGALPGLMKAYAGANEVITTIMLNFIASGVVYFLLDAYLRPPGAAAPNTESFPDYVDLPGFAFGSPSFSVIGFGIALVTVAVVYVYMTQTGSGYDLVTSGYQEPAAKYSGVDPNRMIVRTMTLSGMIAGLAGALFAVMILGYYSDPNTFPTFGFDAIAVSLLAANNPLGVIPAGLLFGGLDAGGQYIGFTLDVPSELVDGVIGLIVLFVAAPELFRAAGRYTGLGGDAR, from the coding sequence GTGAGCGACGCCGGCGCTTCGCACGTCCGAGCCGCGCTCGACCGGATCGTCGACCGGATGCTCCGGGCGTCCGTGCTGGAGCGGATCGTCATCGCGATCGTCTCGACGACCCTTGCGCTCGTCATCGGCGCGGGCATCGTGGCCCTGTCGGGCTACGACGCCGTCGAGTTCGTCTACTCGCTCGTGTACGGGGCGGTCGGCGAGCTCTCGAACGTCGCCTTCACACTCCGGCAGTCGACGATGCTCATCTTGGCGGGCGTCGCCGTCGCCGTCGCGTTCCGCGCCGGCGTGTTGAACATCGGCGTTCAGGGGCAGTTCGTGGTCGGCGGATTCGCCGCCACCCTCGCGATCCTGTTTCTGACGCCGCTGCTCCCCGCGAACACCGTCGTCGGCGTCGTCCTGATGGTCGTCGCCGGCGGAGCAGCCGTCGCCGCCGGCGGGGCGTACGGCGCGCTGCCCGGACTGATGAAGGCGTACGCCGGCGCGAACGAGGTCATCACGACGATCATGTTGAACTTCATCGCCTCCGGCGTCGTCTACTTCCTGTTGGACGCGTATCTGCGTCCGCCGGGGGCGGCGGCGCCGAACACGGAGTCGTTCCCCGACTACGTCGACCTCCCGGGGTTCGCCTTCGGGAGCCCGTCGTTTTCGGTCATCGGGTTCGGGATCGCACTGGTGACCGTCGCCGTCGTGTACGTGTACATGACACAGACGGGGTCTGGCTACGACCTCGTCACCAGCGGCTATCAGGAGCCCGCCGCGAAGTACTCCGGCGTCGATCCGAACCGAATGATCGTCCGGACGATGACGCTCTCCGGGATGATCGCCGGGCTCGCCGGGGCGCTGTTCGCCGTGATGATCCTCGGGTACTACAGCGACCCGAACACGTTCCCGACGTTCGGCTTCGACGCCATCGCCGTGAGCCTCTTGGCCGCGAACAATCCGCTCGGGGTGATCCCCGCCGGGCTCCTCTTCGGCGGGCTCGACGCGGGCGGACAGTACATCGGTTTCACGCTCGACGTCCCCAGCGAGCTGGTCGACGGCGTGATCGGGCTGATCGTCCTGTTCGTCGCGGCGCCGGAGCTGTTCCGCGCCGCCGGTCGGTACACGGGCCTCGGAGGTGACGCCAGATGA
- a CDS encoding ABC transporter permease: MSAVRDAIGGRSAFVGSLALLAAALLVFLVADVPGSDLVTVGAMERALQAATPIALAAIGGLYAEKSGVFNIGLEGFMIFGALFGAVTAWTASGGDGVGQADLWFGVLVATLVCGLLAALFAVLLIRYEADQIVAGLAVWFIGLGFGPFISTVVWGGVSSPSLPNIDNVVVPVLSEVPIAGRLFFDASPLVMFTVLLAVGAWVVLFRTRYGYWVQAAGENPEALDTAGVDVNRVRYATLVFSGLMAGLGGAVLSIGIGSGFTGTGVTMVDGRGWIAIVAYLFGNYNPLGTYGASLLFGAMDMLQIQLQTVGISLPGSITGLFPYVAVLVVLVVVGYTRVPAAVGEPYAKED; this comes from the coding sequence ATGAGCGCCGTCCGGGACGCGATCGGCGGCCGCTCGGCGTTCGTCGGCAGCCTCGCGCTGCTCGCGGCCGCTCTGCTCGTGTTCCTCGTCGCCGACGTCCCTGGCTCCGACCTCGTGACGGTCGGCGCGATGGAACGGGCGCTTCAGGCCGCGACGCCGATCGCGCTGGCCGCCATCGGCGGGCTCTACGCCGAGAAGAGCGGCGTGTTCAACATCGGGCTGGAAGGGTTCATGATCTTCGGCGCGCTGTTCGGAGCCGTCACGGCTTGGACCGCGTCCGGCGGCGACGGCGTCGGGCAAGCGGACCTCTGGTTCGGCGTGTTGGTCGCGACTCTCGTCTGCGGCCTGCTGGCGGCGCTGTTCGCGGTCCTCCTGATCCGCTACGAGGCCGATCAGATTGTCGCTGGGCTCGCGGTGTGGTTCATCGGACTGGGCTTCGGTCCGTTCATCTCTACGGTCGTCTGGGGCGGCGTTTCGAGCCCGTCGCTCCCGAACATCGACAACGTGGTCGTCCCCGTTCTCTCCGAGGTGCCGATCGCGGGGCGGCTGTTCTTCGACGCGTCGCCGCTGGTCATGTTCACGGTCCTCCTCGCGGTCGGCGCGTGGGTCGTGCTGTTCCGGACCCGATACGGCTATTGGGTACAGGCGGCCGGGGAGAACCCGGAAGCGCTCGACACGGCCGGGGTCGACGTGAACCGCGTCCGCTACGCGACGCTCGTCTTCTCGGGCCTCATGGCCGGGCTCGGCGGTGCGGTGCTGTCGATCGGCATCGGGAGCGGGTTCACCGGAACCGGCGTGACGATGGTCGACGGTCGCGGCTGGATCGCGATCGTCGCGTACCTCTTCGGCAACTACAATCCGCTCGGTACGTACGGAGCGTCCCTGCTGTTCGGTGCGATGGACATGCTCCAGATCCAGCTTCAGACCGTCGGCATCTCGCTTCCCGGGAGCATCACGGGGCTGTTCCCGTACGTCGCCGTCCTCGTCGTCCTCGTCGTGGTCGGGTACACGCGGGTCCCGGCGGCCGTCGGCGAGCCGTACGCGAAGGAGGACTGA
- a CDS encoding TrmB family transcriptional regulator, translating to MSGTDPDLRDQLKSFGFSDKEIDTYTTILTLGEAKASAIAEGADVSKRYVYNVLGEFEDRGLVEIHDHETPTTVRALDPSTVVDRLSDTLSTLEGNLDALYEPDPEVDRRYEVIKSTATVRKRISRLLREAENEVSLSVHASIVSDLAADLRSAVDRGVLTLVLVNDDGTDAVERDRFEGLGSAVRVWDHTGPMILSVDRTHGLFSPPEVVVGPPTDQQAIGFTEDRLSPALVGSFLGNYWPLATEVYVDGPSEPPETYDRFRHAVLDATLHRRRDRELIAEVSVRPARSSEPFETRRGRVTTVRQGLVEPTTNNIPIENALVLDDGSEEFTVGGPGAIMETYEARRVTLETPETADQSVSELLDSSSKV from the coding sequence ATGAGCGGAACCGATCCCGATCTCCGGGACCAACTGAAGTCGTTCGGGTTCTCCGACAAGGAGATCGACACGTACACCACTATCCTGACCCTCGGCGAGGCGAAAGCGAGCGCGATCGCCGAGGGGGCCGACGTCTCCAAGCGGTACGTCTACAACGTGTTGGGGGAGTTCGAAGACCGCGGGCTCGTCGAGATACACGACCACGAGACGCCGACGACCGTCCGGGCGCTGGACCCGTCGACCGTCGTCGACCGACTCTCCGACACGCTCTCGACGCTCGAAGGGAACCTCGACGCGCTCTACGAGCCCGACCCGGAGGTCGACCGGCGCTACGAGGTTATCAAATCGACGGCGACTGTCCGAAAGCGTATCTCGCGGCTGCTCCGGGAAGCGGAAAACGAGGTGAGCCTCTCGGTCCACGCGTCCATCGTGTCGGACCTCGCCGCCGACCTCAGGTCCGCGGTCGACCGCGGCGTACTCACTCTCGTACTGGTCAACGACGACGGGACCGACGCGGTCGAGAGAGACCGCTTCGAGGGGCTGGGCAGCGCGGTGCGCGTCTGGGACCACACGGGGCCGATGATCCTCAGCGTCGACCGAACCCACGGCCTGTTCTCCCCGCCCGAGGTGGTCGTCGGGCCCCCTACCGACCAGCAGGCCATCGGCTTCACCGAGGACCGGCTCTCGCCGGCGCTGGTCGGGTCCTTTCTCGGGAACTACTGGCCCCTCGCGACCGAGGTCTACGTCGACGGGCCGAGCGAGCCTCCGGAGACGTACGATAGATTCAGACACGCGGTGTTGGACGCGACGCTCCACCGCCGCCGCGACCGCGAACTGATCGCGGAGGTGTCCGTTCGTCCCGCTCGGTCCTCCGAGCCGTTCGAGACCCGGCGCGGACGGGTGACCACGGTGCGGCAAGGGCTCGTCGAACCGACGACGAATAACATCCCCATCGAGAACGCGTTGGTGCTCGACGACGGAAGCGAGGAGTTCACCGTCGGCGGGCCGGGCGCGATCATGGAGACGTACGAGGCCAGGCGAGTCACCCTCGAGACCCCCGAGACGGCCGATCAGTCCGTCTCCGAACTGCTCGACTCCTCCTCGAAGGTGTAG